From the Streptococcus halotolerans genome, the window TATCACTTTACTTCGTGCTTGCTATTGGATACGAATTGACAAAAATTTATGCTGAAGAAGAGGAACTTGATTTGACACCAATCAATGGTGCGCTCCTGTCACTTTTTGCATTCATTATGACAGTTCCTCAAATCATTTTTGAAAAAGGAATGATGTCTCCAGTCGTTTCTCTTAAAGAAGGTAACGTTGTTGCTGATGGTTGGGCGATGGCAAATGGGGTTACTCGTTTTGGTACAACAGGTATTTTTACAGCTATCATCATGGGGGTTGTTTCAGTTCTTTTATACCGTATGTGTGTTAAAAATAACTGGGTCATCAAAATGCCTGAGTCAGTTCCAGAAGGTGTATCTCGTGGTTTCACAGCCTTGATTCCTTCATTTGTTGTTGCTTTCTTCGTTATTATTTTAAATGGTATCCTTGTAGCCTTAGGAACAGATATCTTCCAAGTTATTGCGATTCCATTTGGTTTCGTTGCAAATCTTACAAGCACTTGGATCGGACTTGTAATCATCTACCTTTTAACTCAAGCTCTTTGGATTGTTGGTATTCACGGTGCTAATATCATCTTTGCCTTTGTTAACCCAATTGCCCTTGCGAATATGACTTTGAATGCTTCAGGTCAACGTCTTGTTGTTGCTGGTGAGTTCTCAAACATGTTCGTCATCGCTGGTGGTTCTGGTGCGACGCTGGGACTATGTATTTGGTTAGCTACTCGTGCTAAGTCTGAACAACTTTCTG encodes:
- the celB gene encoding PTS cellobiose transporter subunit IIC, yielding MEEQKGFFGLLDKYLMGPMGKLASYKVVRAITAAGMAAVPFTIVGSMFLVFSILPQAFSFWPIVADIFAASFDKFTALYMVANYATMGSLSLYFVLAIGYELTKIYAEEEELDLTPINGALLSLFAFIMTVPQIIFEKGMMSPVVSLKEGNVVADGWAMANGVTRFGTTGIFTAIIMGVVSVLLYRMCVKNNWVIKMPESVPEGVSRGFTALIPSFVVAFFVIILNGILVALGTDIFQVIAIPFGFVANLTSTWIGLVIIYLLTQALWIVGIHGANIIFAFVNPIALANMTLNASGQRLVVAGEFSNMFVIAGGSGATLGLCIWLATRAKSEQLSAIGKASIVPGFFNINEPLIFGLPIIYNPALAIPFMLAPVASMTVYYFSMKLELIKPVIAQVPWPTPVGIGAFLGTADWKAIIVALICALVAFLVYYPFIKIYDKQLLKEEAENAAELA